The Penicillium digitatum chromosome 6, complete sequence genome has a window encoding:
- a CDS encoding duf3602 domain protein gives MLSADRKISSKMPDKTDKAKEPEVPMVSHGRGGQGNIGHDTTEYVDGEIVREGPYGDQGDGAYSAGRGGAGNIGSPMVKPSSKAPHDVEMIPELAVRNSTDETYHTGRGGQGNVHLDEAALQEKEKKKAAHEGLADKLKHKLLGRK, from the exons ATGCTGTCTGCGGACAGGA AAATT TCAAGCAAGATGCCCGATAAAACCGACAAAGCCAAGGAGCCCGAGGTGCCGATGGTCTCTCACGGCCGAGGAG GTCAAGGAAACATCGGCCACGACACTACCGA ATACGTCGATGGCGAGATTGTCCGCGAAGGCCCCTACGGCGACCAAGGTGATGGCGCTTACTCCGCCGGC CGAGGCGGTGCTGGAAATATCGGCTCTCCAATGGTCAAACCCTCGTCCAAGGCTCCCCACGACGTCGAAATGATTCCCGAACTCGCGGTGCGCAACTCAACAGATGAGACATACCACACCGGG CGTGGTGGACAGGGAAATGTTCATCTTGATGAGGCTGCGCtccaggagaaggagaagaagaaggctgcGCATGAGGGGTTGGCGGATAAGTTGAAGCATAAGTTGCTGGGGCGGAAGTAG
- a CDS encoding Mitochondrial phosphate carrier protein, putative, with protein MQTLQTSREHKIHPLRSPDIQTDSTDTPPPKYTMISDWVNALAAQHPLGAVSANASPTVKPRPFTAWSALDDVKTKADNIAHEASRDFNSASQKAQEKTGKIEPGSLKYYAACTFGGMLACGLTHTAVTPLDLIKCRRQVDSKLYKSNVQAFRTIRAAEGIRGVFTGWSPTFFGYSAQGAFKYGGYEYFKVFYSDLVGQENAGRFKTAIYMTASASAELIADIALCPFESVKVRGQTTIPPEITGTLSGISSVVAKEGVAGLYKGLYPLWGRQVPYTMMKFASFETIVEMIYHNLPGQKSDYNKGAQTAVAFSGGYLAGILCAAVSHPADVMVSKLNANRQAGEAFGAAMSRIYGDIGFRGLWNGLPVRIVMIGTLTGLQWMIYDSFKIFMGLPTTGGTSENKKKTN; from the exons ATGCAAACCCTGCAAACCTCTCGGGAGCACAAAATCCACCCTCTGAGATCACCGGATATCCAAACCGACTCCACTGATACCCCACCTCCAAAGTACACTATGATTTCCGACTGGGTCAACGCTCTTGCCGCCCAGCATCCTCTAGGTGCTGTGAGCGCCAATGCAAGCCCCACAGTGAAACCCAGACCGTTCACAGCTTGGAGTGCACTCGACGATGTGAAGACAAAGGCCGACAACATTGCCCACGAGGCGAGCCGGGACTTTAATTCCGCAAGCCAGAAGGCCCAGGAAAAGACCGGTAAGATCGAGCCTGGCTCCCTGAAGTACTATGCAGCTTGTACGTTTGGTGGGATGTTGGCGTGT GGTCTTACCCACACTGCCGTGACACCCCTCGACCTGATCAAATGTCGCCGCCAAGTTGACTCCAAGCTCTACAAGAGCAACGTACAGGCCTTTCGCACCATCCGTGCAGCTGAAGGCATTCGCGGTGTCTTTACGGGCTGGAGCCCTACCTTCTTCGGCTACAGT GCACAAGGAGCTTTCAAGTATGGAGGATATGAGTATTTCAAGGTCTTCTACAGCGATCTGGTCGGTCAGGAAAATGCGGGCCGGTTCAAGACTGCCATCTATATGACGGCCAGTGCCTCGGCAGAGCTCATCGCAGACATTGCGCTTTGCCCATTCGAGTCTGTCAAGGTCCGCGGTCAGACTACTATTCCTCCGGAGATTACAGGTACTTTAAGTGGTATCTCAAGCGTTGTTGCCAAGGAGGGCGTTGCTGG TCTTTACAAGGGCCTATATCCGCTGTGGGGTCGTCAAGTGCCCTATACGATGATGAAGTTTGCTTCCTTCGAGACCATTGTTGAGATGATCTACCACAATCTGCCAGGTCAGAAATCCGACTACAACAAGGGTGCCCAGACTGCCGTTGCCTTCTCGGGTGGCTATCTCGCTGGTATTCTGTGTGCTGCGGTCTCACACCCTGCCGATGTCATGGTCAGCAAGTTGAACGCGAATCGACAGGCAGGTGAGGCATTTGGGGCTGCTATGAGCCGCATCTACGGTGATATCGGCTTCCGGGGATTGTGGAATGGACTTCCTGTCCGGATCGTGATGATCGGCACTTTG ACCGGACTCCAATGGATGAT CTACGATTCATTCAAGATCTTCATGGGGCTTCCTACCACAGGTGGCACAAGtgaaaacaagaagaagacgaatTAA